Within Amycolatopsis sp. FDAARGOS 1241, the genomic segment CGGGGCACGGCGCTCGCCGTGGTGCGCCGCGGCGAGGTCGTGGTGGACGTGCGGGCGGGCAGGGCCGATCCGGACCCGGCGGGCCGAGGCGGCGCGCCGGGCGGAGCGTCAGGCGACCACCGGCTCCTCTTCGTCTTCGTCTTCGTCGAACTGCGTGTGGTGCAGTTCGGCGTACCGGCCGCCGCGGGCGAGGAGTTCCTCGTGGGTGCCGCGTTCGACGATGTGGCCGTGTTCGACGACGAGGATCAGGTCGGCCGCACGGACCGTCGAGAGGCGGTGGGCGATGACCAGAGCCGTGCGGCCCTGCAGCGCGCCGGTGAGGGCCTCGCCGACAGCGGCTTCCGATTCGGAGTCCAGGTGGGCGGTGGCTTCGTCGAGCACGACGACCCTCGGCTGGGCCAGCAGGAGGCGCGCGATCGTCAGGCGCTGGCGCTCGCCGCCCGAGAGGCGGTAGCCGCGTTCGCCGACGGTGGTGTCGAGACCGTCCGGCAGGGACCGCACGAGCGGCGCGAGCCGGGCCTGGGCGAGGGCGGCCCAGATCTCGTCGTCGGTCACGCCGGGGCGGGCGTAGGCCAGGTTGGCGCGGATCGTGTCGTGGAAGAGGTGCCCGTCCTGCGTCACGACGCCGACGGTGGCGCGCAACGTCGCGAAGTCCAGGTCCCGCACGTCCACCTCGGACAGCTTCACCGCACCGCCGTCCACGTCGTACAGGCGCGGCAGCAGCGATGCGATCGTCGACTTCCCGGCGCCGGACGACCCGACCAGCGCGACCATCTGGCCCGGCTCGGCGCGGAAGCTGATGCCGTGCAGCACCTCTTCCCCACCGCGGCTGTCCAAAGTGGCCACGTCCTCCAGCGACGCGAGCGAGAACCGGTCGGCCGCGGGGTAGCCGAAGCGCACGCCCTCGAACTCCACCGAAACCCCGCCCGGCGGCAGCGCCTTCGGGGCAGCGGACTCCTTGATCATCGGCTCGAGGTCCAGCACCTCGAAGACCCGCTCGAACGACACGAGCGCGGTCATCACATCCACGCGGACGTTGGCCAGCGCCGTCAGCGGCGTGTACAGCCGGGTCAGCAGCAGAGCCAGCGCGACGACGGTGCCCGGCGCGATCTGCCCGGTGAAGGCCAGGTACCCGCCGAGGCCGTAGACCAGCGCCTGCGCCAGCGCCGACACGAGCGTCAGGCTCGTCATGAACCAGCGCGTGAGCATCGCCGTGCGCACCCCGATGTCGCGCACCCGCCCGGCGCGCCGGCCGAACTCGTCGACCTCCTGGCGCGGGCGGCCGAACAGCTTCACGAGCGTGGCGCCGGGTGCGGAGAACCGCTCGGTCATCTGCGTGGTCATCCCGGCGTTGAGCTGCGCCGCCTCCCGCTGCAGCCCCGCCATGCGGCGACCCAACCGGCGTGCCGGCAGCACGAAGATCGGCAGCAGCACCAGCGCGACCACGGTGACCTGCCACGACAGCGTCACCATGACCACCAGCGAGAGCGCCAGCTGGATCACGTTCGTGACCAGGCCCGACAACGTCGCGGTGAACGTGCGCTGCGCCCCGATCACGTCGTTGTTGAGCCGGCTGACGAGCGCGCCGGTGCGCGTGCGCGTGAAGAACGCGATGGGCAGTTTCTGCACGTGCTCGAACACGGCGACGCGCAGGTCGAGGATGATCCCCTCCCCGATGCGCGCCGACTGCCACCGCTCGGCCAGCCCGAGCCCGGCGTCGAGGATGGCGAGCACGGCGATCACCACGGCCAGCCAGATCACGAACGACAGGTCGTGGCCGCCGACGATCGCGTCGACGACCTTCCCCGCGAGCACCGGCGTCGTCACCGCGAGCACGGCGGACACCACCGTGAGCACCAGGAAGACCAGCAGCCGCACCCAGTGCGGACGGGCGAACCGCCCGACCCGCTTCACGGTGCCGCGCGTGAGCGCCCTCGGCGTGTCGGCCCCGCGCATCGCGGAGCCGAGCAACGCCCACGTGTTGTCCATGTGGAGCCTCCCCCGGTCAGAAAACCTCTATATTACTCAAGCTTTTGTCATGATATGACCTGCACAACGCCGGTTTGCCCGGAGTTCTTCCCCGCCGCGTTCACCAACCGTGAACACGGTCCACCGGCGGAGCGCAGACAGCGTAGGACCACTGGCTCGGGCCGGGCGCGGCGCGCTCGGTAGCCTGACCCGACGGGAAGTGCCGGGTGACGAGGGAGCAGGACGTGCGAAGGACACCGGGCAAGTGCTGATGGCCCCCGCCCGACCCACCACCGGCCGCGTGAGCCTCGTGCTCACCTGGGACGTCGTCTTCTACCTGGGCTGCTTCGCCTTCGCGCTGATCAGCGCCTTGGTGTCCGAGTTCTACGGCTA encodes:
- a CDS encoding ABC transporter ATP-binding protein; protein product: MDNTWALLGSAMRGADTPRALTRGTVKRVGRFARPHWVRLLVFLVLTVVSAVLAVTTPVLAGKVVDAIVGGHDLSFVIWLAVVIAVLAILDAGLGLAERWQSARIGEGIILDLRVAVFEHVQKLPIAFFTRTRTGALVSRLNNDVIGAQRTFTATLSGLVTNVIQLALSLVVMVTLSWQVTVVALVLLPIFVLPARRLGRRMAGLQREAAQLNAGMTTQMTERFSAPGATLVKLFGRPRQEVDEFGRRAGRVRDIGVRTAMLTRWFMTSLTLVSALAQALVYGLGGYLAFTGQIAPGTVVALALLLTRLYTPLTALANVRVDVMTALVSFERVFEVLDLEPMIKESAAPKALPPGGVSVEFEGVRFGYPAADRFSLASLEDVATLDSRGGEEVLHGISFRAEPGQMVALVGSSGAGKSTIASLLPRLYDVDGGAVKLSEVDVRDLDFATLRATVGVVTQDGHLFHDTIRANLAYARPGVTDDEIWAALAQARLAPLVRSLPDGLDTTVGERGYRLSGGERQRLTIARLLLAQPRVVVLDEATAHLDSESEAAVGEALTGALQGRTALVIAHRLSTVRAADLILVVEHGHIVERGTHEELLARGGRYAELHHTQFDEDEDEEEPVVA